The nucleotide sequence CGCCAAAATGCGACAAATTACCGTGCCAGGTGTCGAAATCTTTGTCGAACCGGTGAAAGAACACCGATTTGTGGCTGTTTTCCGTGGGGATGGCCTGGGCGATGCGATTAACGATACCGATCCGCAGGCAGTAGGTGTCCCACCATTACTGGCGAAGGGCGCTGATCCCGCTTCGGAAAAAACTGCCGCTGCGGTGAATGAATTTATCGCCAAAGTACAGGATCTGCTGAAAAACGATCTCCCCACCAACGGTGCGACGATGCGAGGTTTCGCCCGTTACCCGAATATTGCCACGATGGAAGAGATTTACGGCCTCCGCTCTGCCGCAATTGCCGTTTACCCCATGTACAAGGGCCTGGCACGCCTGGTGGGAATGGATATTCTTGATGCGGGAGACAGTCTGCAAACTCAGGTGGATACCATGAAGGCCCACTGGGAAAAGTACGATTTCTTCTTCATGCACTACAAATACACCGACAGCACAGGTGAAGATGGCAATTTCACTGAAAAAGTAGACAAAATCGAAGAACTGGATGCCATTGTGCCACAGATTCTGGGCCTCAAACCGACCGTGTTCATCGTCACCGGCGACCACAGTACACCAAGCAAGATGAAATCCCACTCATGGCATTCGGTACCCACCTTATTGCTGGCGAACAACGCACGCACCGATGCGGTGACTGAATTCAGCGAATCAGCCTGCCTGCGTGGCGGTCTGGGGGAATTTTATGCCAAAGACCTGATGCTGCTGGCCATGGCCCACGCCAACCGGCTAGGGAAATACGGAGCTTAGATTTGCGAAAGGTTATGATGAGAAGAAAGTCAGTTTTCTGAAGTTATTATCCGTTCCAATTGTGCAAAACTCAAAAACAGTCTTAATGGGCAACCAGGCAATTCATGAAAGTCAAAACGTTGGTAGAACTTTTTGGAGTTCTCGTCAATGCAATCAACTACAATAGCGATGAATGCAAAGGTTTGACCAGCTTCGTAGCAATCACACAAGGCATTCGCAAAAAGCCGATCACCCAATCCCATACCCTGATTCACTGTGGTAACGCCTAACCAAGCCAATATCGCTACAGGTAACATACGACGGGGTAATTTTCTAACAATTTCGTTTGGAAGATCTCCAAAATGTACTTGGCCAAGTGCAAGTGAATAAAAGCCTGCAACATTGCTATCTTCATCAAGTAATACCTTGGTCACAGATAGGTGTTTAGCTTGGTTTTGCAGGGCTTTGGTTGTCAGCCAATCATCAACTAATGGCTGCCCACAAGTAAATTTTTTGCGGTCATGCCCTTTTTCCAAACGCTCCAATCGAAAACCAGGAGGGAATTGCACCCGGCTCATGCTTCTCCACGCATTAACTTGCCAAGTTGAACTTGTGCTTGAGTCAGCTTGACTGGTGCGTTCAATGCTTGCCAAAATGCAAGTTGTTCCTCAGGTGTCAGCAATATTGTCTGTGCTGCTGCAGCTTCAATTTCCTTTCGTGCTTGAGAAATCATTACCTGGCGAACATAGTCGCTGACACTGATCCGCCTCAGTTCTGCAGCTTTCACTAAGACTGCCTTACTCTCTTCGTCGAGTTGTACCATCAGCGAGGACTGGGATTTTTCCATAATCGACACCCCTTTTCAAATTATTGTACTGCATATTCCCTCGCCATGCTTACAGTCCATTGTTCTAAACTGGTACAGATGCCACAATTACTCCCTGTTTTTCATTCCCCATTCCGGCGGTTGGGCTTATAGAATATCCCCATTAGCAAATGTAAGGTATTGTTGGATGAAAAAGCGGAAGTACATCTTTCCCAACGTAATTGAATTGAATTACCAGGCGGGACACTGCATCGGTGTGAATGTCTACCTGGTGGAGAGCGCTGGTGAGTACTTTTTAATCGATATCGGTTTTGAAGATTCCGTGGATGAAATCGTCGAATTAATCCGCGAAATGGACTTCAGCCTGGCGAAATGCAAAGGGATTATTGCTACCCATGCTGACAGCGACCATATTCAGGGGTTGGCAAAAGCCAAAGAGAAGCTGAAAACGCCTGTCCTGACCCACCCACTGTCGCAAATTCCGATTGAAGCGGGCGATGCACTGGCCACTTATGCCAGTATTCCGGCTCAAGGGATTGATATTCCGATGCCGGCCTGCAAAATCGACACTCTGATCAATGAGGGCGACGTGTTGACAGTAGGTGATCTCCAGTTACAAGTGTGGCACACTCCTGGGCATACCCCCGGGCAGCTTGCTCTGAAGATGAAAAACCTGCTTTTTTCAGGCGACAACATCTACAAAGACAGCTGCGTGGGTGTGATCGACGCCCACCATGGCTCGAATTTGCCCGATTTTGTGAAGTCGTTGAAGCGAATTCTGAACGATGATTCCGAATTCTTACTTCCCAGCCACGGACCAGTGTTTAAGCGTGATCAAACGATCATTCAGAAAGCAATCGACCGGCTTACGCAGTACCAGTATATGTCCGATTTCGGTACCTGTGCCATTGATTGGCCCCTGATGCACGAATGGGAAGCAGATGTGATTGCGGGGAGACTACCCTCTTTCTAAACCCCTTCAAACCTCTTGTTGGAGACTTTCCTGATGCCAAGAAAGTACATCGACGATGACGATGATGACGATCTGCCCAGATCGCGGCGAGCCAAAAAACGGCTTGTTGAAGATGACGATGATCGCCCACGATCACGCCGCAAAGACTTTGATGCGGAACCAGCAAAATCTAAGAAAATTCTCATCATTGGCATTGCCAGTGGGGTAGGGGTGCTGGCACTTGCCATCGTACTCTTCCTGATCTTTCGTGGGAAATCATCAAACAATTCCGATGGGCCATCTGGTGCCGATCTGGCAAGTAAGCCTGTTCTGAATGTTGGTACTGATGGTCTGGCCAATGAATGCCAGGGACCCTTTGTTTCTGCCAATGGCAAATTTGGTGCCGTTTTTGTTGCAGAGAAAGCCCAGCGAAACATCGGCGATCTGCACGTATACGCCGTCGACGGTGGGGCAAAAAAGGGGGCGATTCGCTGCACCATGAGACAGTTCAGTACAGACTTTCAGATTACCATCAGTTCGGATGGGAAGTATGTGCTGCTGGCAGAAAATATCCCTGGATCGGGCACGTCGTTACAAATCTGGTCGGTAGCCGATTCCAGACAGCAGGTGCAGAACTGGGTCCCGTATGGGCGAGAAGAGATCTATCTGGCAGAATTTGTTGCGAACAATCAATTGCTCATAGTGCTGAAGAACGGGCGTTTCCGCCTCTGGCAAATGTCAGAAGTGAATAACCAGTTGGTGATTCAGGAAAATGTGATTGCTGATCAGGCAATCCCACTTTCAGGTGTCCGTGGGCGTTTTGGTGGTTTTGGCCGCCAGACTGGCTGGCTGCCCAAATACTCTGTTGCGATCGATCCGAAACTGGAAAAAGTAGCAATCTATCATGGCCAGAAAAGTGTGGGTACAGTGATCTACACACTGGTGAAATCCGGTGAAAACGAGCCTGGAATGCCCATTGCATCGGTAGCACACTTCGAAAATCAGGAAGTCACCGATGGCAGGGCATTGGCTTTCAGCCCAAATGGAAAGAATCTCTTAATCGGATTAAACAATCCAGGAAAGTTCATTGCCTTGGACTGGCAGGCAGGAACGATTATTGCCCGTGAAGACCCCACGGTCGTGCGGATGCAGAACGTCTCCCACCTGGCATGGTGGGGCGATGATAACATCATTGGTTTTGGTTCCCGACAAAATGCGGTCATTTATAACATTCCGATCCAGAATATCGCACGACAGGTAATGGTGCCCGGCAGTGGGGTAAATCAGACGGAATTCGTGGTGAATTTCTCCTTAACTGGCAGAATGTTTTACCTTTACAGCGATGGCCGGAATACCACCTGCAGTTTGCTGGCAGTGGATCAGCCTACTACCGGATTTACGTCGGGGGAAACCTTTATGATCACTCCCACTGGTAACCAGAAAGTGTTCAAGCGGTTGTGGATGGAATCGGATGGTATTCGCTACGATCCCACCCGAATTAATGCTCCGGTGGACAGAAACTTTCTGCTCTTCCAATAGCACCTGTTGTTACTGATCGTTTTCGGAAGCTGCTACTTCACCCACTTCACCGATCGCTGGCGTTGGTTCCGTCAATTGATCAGTTTTCAGCAGCTCCCGCAACAAAATCGTTGCGTAACTGCCACTGGGCAGGCTGAAATCCAACACCAGCAGGCCATCCACCCACTCGTGCCGTAAGTCGTTCAGATATACCAGGTTAGGTCGCCTGGTTCCCTGCATGATCTTTTCAAAAGGCACAAATTGTGCGGTGGCAATTCCCAGTTGATCCAACAATTCCAATTCACGCATTAATGCAACATTTTTTGCAGGGAACATTTTCGTGCCGTAAATTGGCCCACGAAACATGATTTCACGTGCTTCGAATCGCTGCTGTTCTACTGCGGGATCTTCGGACACAAATATCCCACCGTGGGGCCATTTCCCCATTACATCGCCCGGCAGTACAGTAAATAACTCGCCTCGGGAGTGCCTTCTGGTCAGGTAATGGTTGAATAACCACGATTGTACTGCTGAAAGTGATAGTTTTTTCAGAAATGGGGTGCGGGCACGCCGGACCTTTCCTGTCAGAAGGTCGTGGCCCAGTTGCAAGGTTTCATCTTCCAGACCGAATCGCTGGTCACCGTAGGCGTTTAACATGCCAGATTGCCGGATTTGGTTCAGTAATTGTGCCACCACGGAATCCTGGGTGGGATCACATTCTGAAATGGTAATCCGAAAGCGATTCCCTTCCAGATGGCCCGTTTTCAGCTTATTCTGGTGCCAGTTCGTTTCCAGAATGGTAAAGCCGGGCAGTTGAAACTGGTCCAACTTTGCTTCACATTGCCTGGGTAGTGAAATCCACTGCCGCGTGACTGCCCGCCGATCTTTCATTCCAGCGTAGCCCACCGCCTCACGTGGGATGTGCAACTGATAACTGAGCTGCCGCACCAGGTAGTCGGTAGAAATATCCGTTTTTTCAATCCACAAGTAGAGATGTTCCCCACTTCCAGATGGGACGTAGGCGGGGATCTCTTCCACATGAAAATGTTCTGGAATTGATTTGATGATTCCAGCCACCTTCAAGGTGGGATTCGTTAAATAGGGCAACTGTGCGTGCTGCAACATACCAATCAATTCCTAATGAGCCAGTATTTATGAGAACAAATTCACTTTTGGTGCTGCCGCACACGCTTTCGCTGAAAATTTTGAAAAAATTTCGATCAACACAACTACTTTTCTTATAAGCACTTACGTCGATTCAAGAAAATTCCCCTGATATCTTCACAGAATCTTCATATCAATTCTAAGTGATCAAGCATATATTAATATTGTGTACAAATGATCAATCAGATCGTTTTCGCTGTTTATCTTCCCACGAACAGCCACTTTTTCTCTGTACGTGATGTGATACGAGGTACGGAGAATGAAAACACTTTTCAGCCTTAGAGAATCCCACCAATTGATGGGGCGTTCCACCAGTTTCCTACAAAAGTGGCTTTGGAAAACGGTATTTCTGGAGCGATTTCCACGCACCTCCTGTGGTTCCTTTTATAATTCCAGTTCCCCAGTCATTGAGTGATAACATGCACGACCATTGGATCGCGGAGCGGATGTCTCGCATTGAAACTTCTGGCATTCGCAGAGTTTTTGATTTAGGCAAGAAATTAACCAACCCAATCAATCTCAGTATTGGTCAGCCCCACTTTCCAGTACCGGATGTGGTGCAACAAGCGGCAATTTCTGCCATTCAGCATGGGGGAAACGGTTACTCCGTCACGCAGGGTGTGGCATCCCTGCTGCAAAAATTAAAGCTTCAAACCCAGACACGTTTACCAGGTCAAAAACGCGAGTTACTTGTAACATCAGGCACTTCGGGTGCGTTGGTGCTGGCAATGATCAGTTCGGTGAATCCTGGCGATGAAGTCATTATTTTCGACCCTTACTTCGTGGCCTATCCCAACCTGATTGCCATTGCAGGTGGGGTTCCTGTGATCATTGACACTTACCCTGACTTTCAGATCGACGTCGAAAAGGTGCGTGCTGCCATTACGCCACGCACCAAGATGATCATTTTCTCCAGCCCCGCCAACCCCACAGGGATCACCACCCCACGGGAAACATTGCAGGCACTGGTCGAATTGGCCAAGGAACATCAGATATTGCTGGTTTCCGACGAAATCTATCGGGCGTTCTGGTACGATGGACCTTTCTGCAGTGCGTCCGAATTCGATGAAAATGTGCTCGTGGTTGATGGCTTTGGGAAAACGTACGCCGTTACTGGCTGGCGATTGGGTTTTGCCCACGGACCAGCAAAATTGATCGATAAGATGGCCACCGCCCAGCAGTTTACATTTGTCTGTGCCCCACAACCATTTCAATTGGCTGCCGAAGCCATGCTGGACTATGATGTTACATCGATTGTCGATGACTACCGCAAGAAGCGGGTTCGGATATGCGACGAACTGGCAGACTGTTACAAGTTCAATCGCTCCCAGGGTGCGTTTTACCTGTTCGCCGAAGCACCAGGTGGAGACGCGAACAGGTTTTTTGAAGCGGCATTGGAAAAAAATCTGCTCATCATTCCAGGTGGGGCATTCAGTAAACGAAACACCCACTTTCGGGTCAGTTTTGCCGCAGACGATGAAACATTGTCCAGAGGAATTGCTGTTTTAAAAGAGCTTGCAGCAGGTTAGCAGCAATGCCTGACAGGAATTTCATCGGAGGTATATGACGTGAAGCGAATACATCTGTTTATCACATTTTTGCTACTGGTTTGCGGTATTCGCGCTGGTTTGGGCAACGAACCAGCCGAAGTCATCTATCATGGTGGCGAAGTTCTAACAATTGACGATAGAAACCCAAGCACGGAAGCCGTTGCGATTCGGAATGGTAGAATCGTTGAAGTTGGGAAATTTGCCGATGTTGTGAAGCACAAAGGTGAAAAGACGGCCATGATCGATTTACAAGGCCATTGTATGTTACCAGGCTTTGTGGATGGACACGGGCATTGTTATAACACAGGCATTCAGGCAGTGTGTGCAAATCTTCTTGCCCCACCCGACCACACCATCAGGGACATTCGTAAACTTCAAGATGAGTTAAAAAAGTGGTCTTCAACAGAAACGTCTAAAAAATACAAGTTGATTGTTGGTTTCGGATACGATGATGCTCAACTTAAGGAACAACGACATCCCACAAGACAAGATCTTGATGCTGTCTCCACAGAACTCCCTGTGATCGCGATCCACCAATCTGGCCATCTTTGTGCACTGAATACCAAAGCACTGCAACTGGCTGAAATCACCAAAACGTCAAAAAATCCCACTGGTGGGATCATTCGCCGGGAAAAAGATGGGGAAACACCCGATGGGGTGTTGGAAGAAACTGCATTTATGGCAGCGCTATTAAAACTGATGCCACGTATCGGGGACAAAGAGTCTGACGCAATTGCTGTTGCCGGGATGAAAATTTATGCTGCTAACGGATACACGATGGCACAGGAAGGGCGATCAATGGAGTCGATCGACAAATCCTGGATTCGGTTAGCAGAAGGTAAAAACATGCTCATCGATGTCATCAGTTACCCTGACCTGTCTTTTACAGATAGTCCTTTCGGTATAGACAGCAAATGGCATACATCCAAACTCATCAACGGGTATAGGATTGGAGGTGTCAAACTCAGCCTGGATGGTTCTCCACAAGGAAAGACAGCTTATTTGTCACAGCCATATCTGATCCCACCCCACGGAAAGCCATCGAATTATCGAGGCTATCCTGCAATGCCAGTGGAAGAAGCAAATAAAAAGATTTCGCTTTGTTATCAGAAAGGCTGGCAGTTTCTGGTCCATTGTAATGGGGATGCCGCCGCCGACATGATGTTGGGAGCAGTAAAAGATGCACAGAAAAAATTCCCAGACTGGAAAAAAAGACGCGATGTGATGATTCATTGCCAGACAGTGCGTGAAGATCAGTTGGATCTGATGAAAGAGTTGGGAATTATTCCATCCTTGTTTGGGATGCATTGCTTTTATTGGGGCGACTGGCATCGCGATTCTGTGCTGGGTGCAGAACGTGCAGAACGGATCAGCCCAGCACGATCCGCCTTGAAGAGAGGCATGATTTTCTCCCAACATCACGATGCGCCCGTCGCATTACCGAACGCGATTAGAATCTTGTCATCGGTAGTCACCCGACGCACTCGAAGTGGAGATATTCTGGGAGCAAGTCAGTGTATCTCAGTAGAAAATGCCCTGAAATCTCTTACACTGTGGGCAGCTTACCATCATTTTGAGGAAGCGAATCGAGGGTCAATCGAAGTAGGAAAGTTGGCAGATTTTGTGATCCTGGATAAAAACCCTCATAAAGTACCGATTCTTTACCTCAGTGAACTCAAGGTTCTCGAAACCATCAAAGAGGGAAAAACTATTTTCAAAGCACAATAATTTTGTATACTGCTAGCGAAAATACACATGCTAATGTACATGAATTTATAAGTGAAATGAAATATATTTGTAAAAACTCTTGTGAAAGTGGCGAAAATTATGTTCCCGTCGTCACACCTTCGGGTCCGTTTTGCCGCAGACGATGAAACATTGTCCAGAGGAATTGCTGTTTTAAAAGAGCTGGCTGTTCAATAACGCTTGACAATTCGTCTTTGTAAATACGTAAAATAGAGTACTATGAAGTTTTTGTGGAGTTTGGTAAACTGGTACAATGCTTCGTCGGAACTACAGGTTTTAGGCGAAGTGATTGTACTTAACAAAGGATTACAATAATGACCCGGTGTCGAATTCTGGGAGCATTTCTGGTGCTCCTGACGATGTTTTCCGGATATGGTCTTCAAGCGGACGAGAAAACAACCTACGCCCTGATCGTGGGGGCGGGTAAATTCACTGACCCACAGATTAAAGCCCGTGCTACCGCAGATGCTGATGCCAGTGCCATTTACGATGTATTGGTCGATCCGGCACGTGGTCGTGTTTCTGCAGATAAAGCCACCTTATTGCTTGCTGACACCAAATTGAACAACGCAGCAAAAACTGCTACGAAAGCCAATATTCTGGCAGCGTTTGAAGCAATTACAGCGAAAGCCAAAAAAGAAGACACCGTGCTGATCTATATGGTGATGCAGGGTGCAGGCTTCAGTGGCAAACCGTGCGTCTTCGCAGCAGATTCCAACTTCAAAGAGCGTGCAAAGAACGCACTGTTTCCTGCCGATATCGAAGCAAAAATCAAAGATCTCAAATCAGAGAAAGTCTGTTTTTTCATTGATTTCAACCTGAAAGGCTTTGATTCCAAAGAAGCAGTGGTTGCCCCACGTATCTTTGATTTTGTCCGCGTGGCAATGGCAATTCCTGAAGACGATGAAAGTGGCAAACCAGCTTCCGGGCGGGGGATCTATCTTGCCCAAAGTGGCTTGCAGCCGGTGCTGGTAATTGAAAAACATGGCCTGTTTACCGCTGCCACCCTGGATGCATTGAAAGGTGAAGCGGATACCGATGGTTTTGAGGCAGATGGTCAGGTAACCACAGACGAACTGACCACGTTTTACAACAAAAAACTGCTCGATTACATTCGCAAAGTGGCAAACACCGCGGAAGAACGCAATCAGCGTGTTAGTTATTCCGGCAAACCATTGCACCTGACTTTAACCCGCAATCCCGAACCAGCCAAAGTTGCCGAAGAACGCCTTGCCAAGTTTGCAAAAATGAAAGGCGAATTCAGCAAGGAAGTGGCAATTGATGGACAATCGGTGCTGGATCGGATGCCGCGACTGCTGGCTTTACAGGATTTGCGAAAAGTCTATCAGCAGTTCATTGATGGCAAAATTACCAAAGAAGAGTTGCTGGCTGGCCGCACCCGGATCATTGAAGGGATGAAGATCAGCGATGAGGATGCCCAACTATTCGCAAGAAAAGTCAGCGAAGGGTTGCGATTCGTTAAAGCGAATTACATTAAGCCGCTGGAAATGCCAGCGATGGTGAAAGACGGCATCGAAGGGATGTTCGAGCGGATGGAAGTGCCGATCAGCGAGCAACTTCGTGCCCGCCTGGATAAATCGGCAGACCTGGAATACGACGACCTGGTTGATCTTTTGGCCGATGCTCGCAAAGCATTGGGCAAGCGGGAAGACCTTGCTGACAATCTGGATGTGGAAATTGCCTTCAACCTGGGTATGCGAAAATACGTGGATGATTACACCGTGTATTTCAACCAGGAAAAATCGCAGGATATGGATCGCGAAATGGGCCGATTCACTGGAATTGGCGTGCAGATTCGTCGCGATATTGCCCGCGATGGCCTGCTGGTTGTCACACCGATCCGTGGCAGTCCCGCTTACCGTGCTGGGATCAAAACTGGCGACCTGGTGACCGAAGTGATCTGGGAAGAAGATCCCAAAGGCAAAAAGCTTGATGAGCCCAAAGTGCACAGCACCAAAGGGCTGGATGTTACCGATGCTGTGAAACTGATCCTGGGCGAACCAGGCACCCGCGTCAAGCTGAAGATTGACCGCGAAGGCAGCAAGGAACCGGTAATTATTGAAATTGTGCGTGGACTGGTGGAATCAGAATCAGTCTATGGCTACAAGCGGAATAAGGACGATTCGTGGAATTACTTCATTGATGAAGAGAAGAAAATTGGCTACGTGCACCTTACCCAGTTCTCGGCCACCAGTGGTGTGGAAATGCGTAAAGCATTAACCGCCATGCAGGAACAAGGCGTGAAAGGGGTGGTACTGGATCTGCGATTTAATCCAGGTGGTTACCTCAGCACTGCTGTCGATATCTGTGATATGTTCATCGATGATGGGGTGATTGTTTCTGTTCGCCCACGCAACTCGCTGGTGGGCCAACGTGTGATCCGTGGCCAATCACGTGGCAGCTTCCTCGACTTCCCGATGGTCTGTCTGATTAACGGTGGATCTGCCAGTGGTAGCGAAATTCTTTCTGCCTGCCTGCAAGACCACAACCGTGCAATAATTGTTGGAGAACGAAGCTTTGGCAAAGGCAGCGTGCAGAACGTGGAACGATTTGCTTTAACCGATGGCCGGATCAAGATTACGACGGCAACTTTCTGGCCGCCAAGTGCTCGGAACCTGAACAAAGCCAGCACACCAGGCAAGCCAGAAGATGTATGGGGCGTGATGCCAGACAAAGGTTACGAACTGAAACTGGAACGTGCAGAAAGTGATAAACTGTACGAACGTTTAAACGATTGGGGTATTATTCCTCGTCGTGATCTGCCAGCGAAAGAACCCACCGAGAAGTTTGAAGATAAGCAATTGGACCTGGGCTTGAAGTACCTGCGTGATCAGATTAATTTGACTCGCAAGTAAGCCGACAATTTCCATCCCCCACGGTGCCTGGTGAACAAATACGATGTTTTTCTCTCTTGCCCAATGGCAAGTGTTCGCAGCCAGGCCCAGTATCAGGATGTGCGGTCTCAGGCACTTGCCATCAAGCAATGCCTGCAGGAAGAATGTGGCTTAACAGTGTACTTTGCTGGAGACAATGTTGACAGCAAAGACAGCTTCGACGAGCCCGATTTTTCATTCATTCAGGATCGTGAAGCACTCAACAATTCCCGTTACTTTCTACTTTTTTATCCATCCCGAATAGTTTCGAGTGTGCTGGTTGAAGCGGGGATGGCCATTGCCCAGGAAAAGAAAGCAGTGTATTTTGTTTTTGATCGGAAACACCTGCCATTTATGTTGCAACACGTGGATCGCGTGTGCCCCATCAAAATTTATGAAATCAAATCGATTGATCGGGTGCTGAAATTATTTCGCGACCACGGTGCCAACCTTTTCGAACCATGGCAGGACAAACCGCCTGTGGTGAAGCCGGAGCCACTGACAACATCCCACACGCAGACATTGTCCACACCCGTGGCACTGGCACCCAATGCGGTGGTTGGGCCTTATACGTTGGTGAAACTGCTTGGATCGGGCACTTATGGAACGGTTTGGTTGGCGGAAAAACGCACCGCATTTCTCACTACGCAATTTGCGTTAAAGTTTCCTAATTCACCTGAATTAAACCTGGACGCAATCCGCCACGAAGCGTTGGTGTGGTCGATGGTTTCCGGCCACCCCAATATCGTGCCAGTGATTGAAGCAGACCGATTTGGTGGTCATGTGGTGATTGTCAGTGAATACGCCGCGAATGGCTCTCTGGCAGAATGGCTGGCAACGCACCAGCAATCAAAAAGTACTGCACAACAGTTGCACACATGGGGGAAAGGGATCATTGCCGGCCTGGCCCACCTGCACGAATGTGGGTTGGTGCATCGGGATCTGAAGCCAAACAACATTCTGATCCAGGGTAACATCCCCAAGATCGCCGATTTTGGTCTGGCACGGGTGCTTGCCAGCATTGATCAATCATACAGCGTTGCAGGCACCCCCGCTTATATGGCACCAGAAGCCTGGGCGGGCCAACGTTCCGAACAGACAGATATCTGGGCAGTGGGGGTGATCTTGTTTGAAATGTTTGCTGGCGAACGGCCATTTCAGGAAAAGAGTGTGCCAAAACTGCGCCAATTGATTTGCAGCGACTATTTCCCAGCATTTCCGGACTCGATGCCAGCTGTTGTTCAACAGGTCATCCATAAATGTTTCGAACGCGATTGCCAGCACCGATATCAGAAAATGACCGAGGTACAGTCAGATTTTGCCGAGCTTTCATGAATTAATCTCATCAATTAACAATCTCTCCGTAAGTTCTTGATTTCAAACCACTTTCACAAACAGGTGCAATTTTTTTTCAAAAAAGGAAAAAACCGCCAACAAACCACTGGACAAATTGTTAAAGTATAAGTGAAAATAATTCCACTTCTGGTGGGTGTTTATATTTGCGGAGAGTTTATGATGCCATCCTGAAATGAAATAGAATCACAGAATATGTGGTGAGAATTATGGAAATATGGACAAGAAAGCAGACTCACAACTGGTTGCACTGCACCAAACGGCAATCTTCTGGACGGTCGTGGGTGCCCTGCTTGCAGGTATTCTCGTGCCACTTTTTGGCTATTATGCTGGCCTCGCTGGAAGAATCCTGATCGGTGCCTTGTCCTATTCTGTAGCAGGCATGTTCAGTATTTTTGCACTATCAGGTGGCAACAACTCCCTGTCGGGTGGAGCCTTTGTAATTCTGGTTGCCCTGCTGACCATTGGTGGCTTTATCGCTGGGATTGTGATGATCGCCGATGGCACCCCACTGGTCTGGTGGAACTGGCTTGCAGCAGAAGCAGCAACTCTGATGCTGGCGTCATTCGCCTGCTATTGGCTGTCAAAAAATTGGCTGGGTATGAAATAA is from Zavarzinella sp. and encodes:
- a CDS encoding amidohydrolase yields the protein MKRIHLFITFLLLVCGIRAGLGNEPAEVIYHGGEVLTIDDRNPSTEAVAIRNGRIVEVGKFADVVKHKGEKTAMIDLQGHCMLPGFVDGHGHCYNTGIQAVCANLLAPPDHTIRDIRKLQDELKKWSSTETSKKYKLIVGFGYDDAQLKEQRHPTRQDLDAVSTELPVIAIHQSGHLCALNTKALQLAEITKTSKNPTGGIIRREKDGETPDGVLEETAFMAALLKLMPRIGDKESDAIAVAGMKIYAANGYTMAQEGRSMESIDKSWIRLAEGKNMLIDVISYPDLSFTDSPFGIDSKWHTSKLINGYRIGGVKLSLDGSPQGKTAYLSQPYLIPPHGKPSNYRGYPAMPVEEANKKISLCYQKGWQFLVHCNGDAAADMMLGAVKDAQKKFPDWKKRRDVMIHCQTVREDQLDLMKELGIIPSLFGMHCFYWGDWHRDSVLGAERAERISPARSALKRGMIFSQHHDAPVALPNAIRILSSVVTRRTRSGDILGASQCISVENALKSLTLWAAYHHFEEANRGSIEVGKLADFVILDKNPHKVPILYLSELKVLETIKEGKTIFKAQ
- a CDS encoding tRNA pseudouridine(13) synthase TruD produces the protein MLQHAQLPYLTNPTLKVAGIIKSIPEHFHVEEIPAYVPSGSGEHLYLWIEKTDISTDYLVRQLSYQLHIPREAVGYAGMKDRRAVTRQWISLPRQCEAKLDQFQLPGFTILETNWHQNKLKTGHLEGNRFRITISECDPTQDSVVAQLLNQIRQSGMLNAYGDQRFGLEDETLQLGHDLLTGKVRRARTPFLKKLSLSAVQSWLFNHYLTRRHSRGELFTVLPGDVMGKWPHGGIFVSEDPAVEQQRFEAREIMFRGPIYGTKMFPAKNVALMRELELLDQLGIATAQFVPFEKIMQGTRRPNLVYLNDLRHEWVDGLLVLDFSLPSGSYATILLRELLKTDQLTEPTPAIGEVGEVAASENDQ
- a CDS encoding MBL fold metallo-hydrolase; the protein is MKKRKYIFPNVIELNYQAGHCIGVNVYLVESAGEYFLIDIGFEDSVDEIVELIREMDFSLAKCKGIIATHADSDHIQGLAKAKEKLKTPVLTHPLSQIPIEAGDALATYASIPAQGIDIPMPACKIDTLINEGDVLTVGDLQLQVWHTPGHTPGQLALKMKNLLFSGDNIYKDSCVGVIDAHHGSNLPDFVKSLKRILNDDSEFLLPSHGPVFKRDQTIIQKAIDRLTQYQYMSDFGTCAIDWPLMHEWEADVIAGRLPSF
- a CDS encoding DUF1778 domain-containing protein, whose protein sequence is MEKSQSSLMVQLDEESKAVLVKAAELRRISVSDYVRQVMISQARKEIEAAAAQTILLTPEEQLAFWQALNAPVKLTQAQVQLGKLMRGEA
- a CDS encoding aminotransferase class I/II-fold pyridoxal phosphate-dependent enzyme, with product MHDHWIAERMSRIETSGIRRVFDLGKKLTNPINLSIGQPHFPVPDVVQQAAISAIQHGGNGYSVTQGVASLLQKLKLQTQTRLPGQKRELLVTSGTSGALVLAMISSVNPGDEVIIFDPYFVAYPNLIAIAGGVPVIIDTYPDFQIDVEKVRAAITPRTKMIIFSSPANPTGITTPRETLQALVELAKEHQILLVSDEIYRAFWYDGPFCSASEFDENVLVVDGFGKTYAVTGWRLGFAHGPAKLIDKMATAQQFTFVCAPQPFQLAAEAMLDYDVTSIVDDYRKKRVRICDELADCYKFNRSQGAFYLFAEAPGGDANRFFEAALEKNLLIIPGGAFSKRNTHFRVSFAADDETLSRGIAVLKELAAG
- a CDS encoding 2,3-bisphosphoglycerate-independent phosphoglycerate mutase is translated as MKTHDLIRELKESNDSKIVLLVADGLGGLPMQPGGKTELERASTPNLDDCVRDGVCGLSIPVLRGITPGSGPGHLGLFGYDPLEYRIGRGILEALGINFQVGSRDVAVRGNFVTLDAAGNISDRRAGRPSTDVCKAMVAKMRQITVPGVEIFVEPVKEHRFVAVFRGDGLGDAINDTDPQAVGVPPLLAKGADPASEKTAAAVNEFIAKVQDLLKNDLPTNGATMRGFARYPNIATMEEIYGLRSAAIAVYPMYKGLARLVGMDILDAGDSLQTQVDTMKAHWEKYDFFFMHYKYTDSTGEDGNFTEKVDKIEELDAIVPQILGLKPTVFIVTGDHSTPSKMKSHSWHSVPTLLLANNARTDAVTEFSESACLRGGLGEFYAKDLMLLAMAHANRLGKYGA